A stretch of the Mycobacterium sp. ITM-2016-00317 genome encodes the following:
- a CDS encoding acyl-CoA dehydrogenase family protein, with amino-acid sequence MRRTLYTEEHEAFRKAFRAFIDHAAVPHIEEWEDAGTVAREFIRAAGENGFLGFEFAPEYGGLGIEDFRYNAVMTEEVVASGMAGDLFSMQNDIIVPYLRDLATPEQQQRWLPAFTGGECVTALGLTEPGAGSDLAAIATSARRDGDHLVINGQKTFITSGATCDLAIVLVRTGERDGRGTTFVAVENGTPGFERGRPMHKIGRKAQDTAELFFDDCRVPVSNIVGEPGRGFGCAIANLPRERLSIAVAAVASARHALELGLDHARQRNAFGGPLAQLQSVRMQIAEMHTDIAILQEYVDRCVLALNDGELTAAEAAGAKYKATDLQWDVLDRVLQMFGGYGYMEEYPIARMWRDARIQRIYGGANEVMKDLVGRAVVG; translated from the coding sequence GTGCGTAGGACCCTCTACACCGAGGAACACGAGGCGTTCCGGAAAGCGTTCCGCGCGTTCATCGACCACGCCGCCGTCCCCCACATCGAGGAGTGGGAGGACGCAGGCACCGTGGCCCGCGAGTTCATCCGCGCCGCCGGTGAGAACGGCTTCCTGGGCTTCGAGTTCGCCCCGGAGTACGGCGGTCTTGGCATCGAGGACTTCCGCTACAACGCGGTGATGACCGAAGAAGTCGTCGCCTCCGGCATGGCGGGCGACCTCTTCTCGATGCAAAACGACATCATCGTGCCGTACCTGCGTGACCTGGCCACCCCCGAGCAGCAACAACGGTGGCTGCCGGCGTTCACCGGTGGCGAGTGCGTGACCGCGCTCGGGTTGACCGAGCCCGGTGCCGGGTCCGACCTGGCGGCGATCGCGACGAGCGCGCGGCGCGACGGCGACCACCTGGTCATCAACGGGCAGAAGACATTCATCACCAGCGGGGCGACCTGCGATCTGGCGATCGTGCTGGTGCGCACCGGGGAGCGTGACGGCCGGGGCACCACCTTCGTGGCCGTCGAGAACGGGACGCCCGGGTTCGAGCGGGGCAGGCCCATGCACAAGATCGGCCGCAAGGCGCAGGACACCGCGGAACTGTTCTTCGACGACTGCCGGGTGCCGGTGTCGAACATCGTCGGCGAACCGGGACGCGGATTCGGTTGCGCGATAGCCAATTTGCCTCGGGAACGGCTGTCGATCGCGGTCGCGGCCGTGGCATCGGCCCGGCATGCCCTGGAGTTGGGGCTCGACCACGCCCGCCAGCGCAACGCGTTCGGGGGACCGCTGGCGCAGCTGCAGTCGGTCCGCATGCAGATCGCCGAGATGCACACCGATATCGCGATCCTGCAGGAGTACGTCGACCGTTGTGTGCTCGCGCTCAACGACGGTGAACTCACCGCGGCCGAAGCGGCCGGCGCGAAGTACAAGGCGACGGATCTGCAATGGGACGTCCTGGACCGGGTGCTGCAGATGTTCGGTGGCTACGGCTACATGGAGGAGTATCCGATCGCCCGGATGTGGCGTGATGCGCGCATCCAGCGGATCTATGGCGGAGCGAACGAGGTCATGAAGGACCTCGTCGGACGAGCGGTGGTGGGTTGA
- a CDS encoding DUF3073 domain-containing protein: MGRGRAKAKQTKVARELKYSSPQTDFERLQRELSNAPDNDRLNGSDTLSDDGWSDEDDWRR, translated from the coding sequence ATGGGCCGCGGCCGGGCAAAGGCAAAGCAGACCAAGGTTGCACGTGAGCTTAAGTACAGCTCACCCCAGACCGATTTTGAGCGGCTACAGCGCGAGCTGTCGAACGCTCCCGACAACGACCGCCTGAACGGCAGCGACACGCTGTCCGACGACGGCTGGTCGGACGAGGACGACTGGCGGCGCTGA
- a CDS encoding AMP-binding protein: MALFAENHLDMIVTMPAAERCGLYYTPINSFLSVEEAAYIVDDCGARLVITTAAKFAVAQHFPELCPKVEQWLVIGADAPPAPFESLSAVIEQYPPTPGDGERLGTPMFYSSGTTGRPKAVKRHLPDVSPDEQLGIEEMGKRLFRMREGMTFLSTAPLYHSGPQSSISIGLRLGATNIVMERFDTEQFLSLIEEFRATHTMVVPTMFSRILKLPTEIREKYDYSSLEAVVHGAAPCPRQVKQDMLDWWGPVIYEYYGGTEANGTCGCTPQEWLANPGTVGKAFFGEIVIRDDGGNELPVGAAGNIWFRGGNSSFEYLNDPEKTAEAQDPSGTMSKIGDIGYLNEEGYLFLTDRQAFVIISGGVNIYPQEIENLLITHPDVMDAAVFGVPDEDFGEAVKAVIQPVDPRGGTPELAQTLRAFCLDHLARFKCPKSFDFIEEMPRLPTGKLYKRQLRDKYWQEQEEKSSA, encoded by the coding sequence ATCGCGCTCTTCGCCGAGAACCACCTCGACATGATCGTGACGATGCCGGCCGCGGAACGGTGCGGGCTGTACTACACGCCGATCAACTCCTTCCTCTCGGTGGAGGAAGCGGCCTATATCGTCGATGACTGTGGTGCACGGCTGGTGATCACCACTGCGGCGAAATTCGCTGTGGCCCAGCATTTCCCGGAGCTGTGCCCGAAGGTCGAGCAGTGGCTGGTGATCGGTGCCGACGCGCCACCGGCGCCCTTCGAGAGTCTCTCCGCGGTGATCGAGCAGTATCCGCCGACACCCGGTGACGGCGAACGTCTCGGCACTCCGATGTTCTACTCGTCGGGCACCACGGGCCGACCCAAGGCCGTCAAACGTCACCTCCCCGATGTATCCCCCGACGAGCAACTCGGCATCGAGGAGATGGGCAAACGCCTGTTCCGGATGCGCGAGGGCATGACGTTTCTGTCCACTGCGCCGCTCTACCATTCCGGGCCGCAGTCGAGCATTTCGATCGGTCTGCGACTGGGCGCCACCAACATCGTGATGGAACGCTTCGACACCGAACAGTTCCTGTCCCTGATCGAGGAGTTCCGGGCCACCCATACCATGGTCGTGCCGACGATGTTCTCGCGAATCCTGAAGTTGCCGACGGAGATCAGGGAAAAGTACGACTACTCCTCGCTGGAGGCGGTCGTGCACGGAGCAGCGCCGTGTCCCCGGCAGGTCAAGCAGGACATGCTGGACTGGTGGGGTCCGGTGATCTACGAGTACTACGGCGGGACCGAGGCGAACGGCACGTGCGGCTGCACCCCGCAGGAGTGGCTGGCCAACCCCGGGACGGTCGGCAAGGCGTTCTTCGGCGAGATCGTGATCCGCGACGACGGCGGCAACGAGCTGCCTGTCGGCGCTGCCGGGAACATCTGGTTCCGCGGCGGCAACAGCTCTTTCGAGTACCTCAACGATCCCGAGAAGACCGCCGAAGCCCAGGATCCCAGCGGCACCATGTCCAAGATCGGCGACATCGGATACCTGAACGAAGAGGGCTACCTGTTCCTCACCGACCGCCAGGCCTTCGTCATCATCTCCGGCGGGGTGAACATCTACCCGCAGGAGATCGAGAACCTGCTGATCACCCATCCCGATGTGATGGACGCCGCGGTCTTCGGAGTTCCCGACGAGGACTTCGGGGAAGCCGTGAAAGCGGTGATCCAGCCGGTCGACCCGCGCGGCGGAACTCCCGAACTCGCGCAGACGTTGCGCGCGTTCTGCCTGGATCACCTGGCCAGGTTCAAGTGCCCCAAGTCGTTCGACTTCATCGAAGAGATGCCCCGGCTGCCGACCGGCAAGTTGTACAAGCGTCAGTTGCGCGACAAGTACTGGCAGGAGCAGGAGGAGAAGTCGAGTGCGTAG
- a CDS encoding enoyl-CoA hydratase-related protein, producing the protein MTDHRQPPAYEEIDYRFDDGVAVISFNAPHRRNALRNQMLRDLWDALDIADRDPAVRAVVLTGAGDHFCVGAELTGPDTLLEALQEDAPGHTPTGYREPGGRVSERLFDMRTPVIAAVNGDAVGGGASIMAATDVRIAGERSRFGFVFTRRGVVPESASSWFLPRLVGLTRATDWVLSGRVFGAAEAYEAGLLTRVVAADAVLDEAMAYARVFVTDTSPASVALSRRLLGRSWGHATPRSACEDESRVYASRLRTADVHEGVMSFLERRPAVFPPLDDDPADYF; encoded by the coding sequence GTGACCGACCATCGGCAACCGCCGGCCTACGAGGAGATCGACTACCGGTTCGACGACGGTGTCGCGGTCATCAGCTTCAACGCACCCCATCGCCGAAACGCGTTGCGCAACCAGATGTTGCGTGATCTCTGGGATGCCCTCGACATCGCCGACCGGGATCCGGCAGTCCGTGCGGTGGTGCTGACCGGAGCCGGGGACCACTTCTGCGTCGGCGCGGAACTCACCGGCCCGGACACCCTGCTGGAGGCGCTCCAGGAGGACGCCCCCGGACACACGCCGACGGGCTACCGCGAACCGGGCGGCCGGGTCAGTGAGCGGCTGTTCGACATGCGTACCCCGGTGATCGCCGCCGTCAACGGCGACGCGGTCGGTGGGGGAGCGTCGATCATGGCCGCCACCGACGTGCGCATCGCCGGCGAGCGCTCGCGTTTCGGGTTCGTGTTCACCCGGCGCGGCGTGGTCCCCGAGAGCGCGTCGTCGTGGTTCCTGCCGCGGCTGGTCGGCCTGACGAGAGCCACCGACTGGGTGCTGTCCGGGCGGGTCTTCGGCGCGGCCGAGGCCTACGAGGCCGGGCTGCTGACCCGCGTCGTCGCGGCCGACGCCGTGCTCGACGAGGCGATGGCCTATGCGCGGGTCTTCGTCACCGACACGTCGCCGGCCTCGGTCGCGCTGTCGCGCCGGCTGCTCGGCCGCAGCTGGGGGCATGCGACGCCGCGGTCGGCATGTGAGGACGAATCAAGGGTGTACGCCAGTCGATTGCGCACCGCCGACGTCCACGAAGGCGTGATGTCGTTTCTGGAACGCCGTCCCGCGGTCTTCCCGCCGCTGGACGACGATCCCGCCGACTACTTCTGA
- a CDS encoding folate-binding protein YgfZ, which yields MSAVPAPDPGPDAGAVWHYGDPLGEQRTAAEGAVVVDRSHRAVITITGAERRSWLHTVSSQHVSELPAGAVTENLSLDGQGRVEDHWLQTQLDGRTVLDTEPWRGEPLLTFLRKMVFWADVAVESADLAVLSLLGPGVADPSVSAALGLSALPDPATAVELPGGGFVRRLPGTSVEVDVVVPRSELAGWRDKLVAAGVRQAGVWAYEAHRVAARRPRLGLDTDERTIPHEVGWIGGPGVGAVHLDKGCYRGQETVARVHNLGKPPRMLVLLHLDGSADRPATGDPLLAGGRTVGRLGTVVDHVDEGVIALALLKRGLPTDTALTTGGDVEVPAAIDPDSVATVDGMGAGRLAVERLRGGAR from the coding sequence ATGTCTGCCGTTCCCGCCCCCGATCCAGGACCCGACGCCGGAGCGGTCTGGCACTACGGAGACCCGCTCGGCGAGCAGCGCACCGCCGCCGAGGGGGCCGTCGTGGTCGACCGGTCCCACCGCGCGGTGATCACGATCACCGGCGCCGAGCGCCGGTCGTGGCTGCACACCGTGTCCAGCCAGCACGTCAGCGAGCTCCCCGCTGGCGCGGTGACCGAGAATCTGAGCCTGGACGGGCAGGGCCGTGTGGAAGATCACTGGCTGCAGACCCAGCTCGACGGGCGCACAGTGCTCGACACCGAGCCTTGGCGCGGTGAGCCGCTGCTGACCTTCCTGCGCAAGATGGTGTTCTGGGCCGACGTCGCCGTGGAGTCCGCGGACCTCGCAGTGTTGTCCCTGCTGGGCCCCGGTGTCGCCGATCCTTCGGTGTCCGCCGCGCTCGGCCTGTCGGCACTGCCCGACCCGGCGACCGCGGTGGAACTGCCCGGCGGCGGCTTCGTCCGGCGCCTGCCCGGCACGTCGGTCGAGGTCGACGTCGTGGTGCCCAGGTCCGAGCTCGCCGGGTGGCGGGACAAGCTGGTCGCGGCCGGGGTTCGGCAGGCCGGCGTGTGGGCCTACGAGGCGCACCGGGTCGCGGCCCGCCGACCCCGCCTGGGCCTCGACACCGACGAACGCACCATCCCGCACGAGGTCGGCTGGATCGGCGGCCCGGGTGTCGGAGCCGTGCACCTGGACAAGGGGTGCTACCGGGGCCAGGAGACCGTGGCACGCGTGCACAACCTCGGCAAACCGCCGCGGATGCTGGTCCTGCTGCACCTCGACGGCTCCGCCGACCGGCCCGCCACCGGGGATCCGCTGCTCGCCGGTGGCCGCACCGTCGGCCGGTTGGGCACCGTCGTGGACCACGTCGACGAGGGCGTGATCGCATTGGCTCTGCTCAAGCGCGGCCTGCCGACGGACACCGCATTGACGACGGGCGGGGACGTCGAGGTGCCCGCAGCCATCGACCCCGATTCGGTGGCCACAGTCGACGGAATGGGCGCCGGACGTCTCGCCGTGGAGCGGCTGCGCGGCGGCGCGAGGTGA
- a CDS encoding SDR family oxidoreductase has product MAAGKLDGKVALVSGSGRGIGRAVAEKLAAEGARVVINDLDADPAQEVVAAIEAAGGQAVACTGSVTDPEFADRFVATAVDNFGGLDIIVNNAGYTWDNVIQKMTDQQWNDIIDVHLTAPFRILRAAQPVISGLAKKEKAENGTASRRAIVNTSSISGMQGNPGQVNYSTAKAGLLGMTKTLAKEWGRYNVTVNAIAYGVINTRLTAVTTEAKTIDVAGREIKVGVNPAVYETVTAGIALGRGGEVEEAAGAVYLLCAPESSYITAQTLVCSGGA; this is encoded by the coding sequence GTGGCGGCAGGAAAGCTCGACGGCAAGGTAGCGCTGGTCTCCGGATCGGGGCGTGGAATCGGGCGCGCAGTCGCCGAGAAGCTGGCCGCCGAGGGCGCCCGGGTGGTCATCAACGATCTGGATGCCGACCCCGCCCAGGAAGTCGTGGCCGCGATCGAGGCAGCGGGCGGGCAGGCCGTCGCGTGCACCGGCAGCGTCACCGATCCCGAGTTCGCCGACCGCTTCGTCGCAACCGCCGTCGACAACTTCGGCGGGCTGGACATCATCGTCAACAACGCCGGCTATACCTGGGACAACGTCATCCAGAAGATGACCGACCAGCAGTGGAACGACATCATCGACGTGCACCTCACCGCGCCGTTCCGCATCCTGCGGGCCGCCCAGCCGGTGATCTCCGGTCTGGCCAAGAAGGAGAAGGCCGAGAACGGCACCGCGTCGCGGCGCGCCATCGTCAACACCTCGTCCATCTCGGGCATGCAGGGCAACCCGGGTCAGGTCAACTACTCCACCGCCAAGGCCGGCCTGCTCGGCATGACCAAGACGCTGGCCAAGGAGTGGGGCCGCTACAACGTCACCGTCAACGCCATCGCCTACGGCGTGATCAACACCCGGCTGACCGCGGTGACCACCGAGGCCAAGACCATCGACGTCGCCGGGCGTGAGATCAAGGTCGGCGTCAACCCGGCGGTCTACGAGACCGTCACGGCGGGCATCGCCCTGGGTCGCGGCGGCGAGGTCGAAGAGGCCGCCGGCGCGGTGTACCTGCTGTGCGCTCCCGAGTCCAGCTACATCACCGCGCAGACGCTGGTCTGCAGCGGCGGAGCGTGA
- a CDS encoding aminodeoxychorismate lyase codes for MADHPGVVVTLDGQLHDPQAPLLFADDLAAVRGDGIFETLLVRDGGPCLLGAHLDRLAHSARLLDLPEPDAGQWRAAVAVAVDCWLAAGPDEGVLRLVYSRGREHGSTPTAYATVGPLPSRVAAVRRDGVAAMTLQRSLPADGIDAMPWLLAGAKTLSYAVNMAALRHAERHGAGDVIFVSTDGHILEGPRSTVVIATASPDGGTCLLTPPPWYPILRGTTQQALFEVARNKGYDCDYQALRPADLVAAQGVWLVSSITLAARVHTLDGAPLPAAPLDGELAALIDAAIHSDR; via the coding sequence ATGGCTGACCATCCGGGCGTCGTCGTCACCCTCGACGGGCAGCTGCACGACCCGCAGGCGCCGTTGCTGTTCGCCGACGACCTCGCGGCGGTGCGCGGTGACGGAATCTTCGAGACGTTGCTGGTGCGCGACGGCGGGCCGTGCCTGCTGGGTGCCCACCTGGACCGGCTGGCGCACTCCGCCCGACTCCTCGATCTGCCCGAGCCGGACGCCGGGCAGTGGCGGGCGGCGGTGGCTGTCGCGGTGGACTGCTGGCTGGCCGCGGGACCGGACGAGGGCGTGCTGCGGCTGGTGTACAGCCGGGGCCGCGAACACGGTTCGACGCCCACCGCATATGCGACGGTCGGCCCGCTGCCGTCACGCGTCGCCGCCGTGCGACGCGACGGGGTGGCCGCGATGACCCTGCAACGCAGCCTGCCCGCCGACGGCATCGACGCGATGCCGTGGCTGCTGGCCGGCGCGAAGACGCTGTCGTACGCGGTGAACATGGCGGCGCTGCGGCACGCAGAACGGCACGGCGCCGGCGACGTCATCTTCGTCAGCACCGACGGGCACATCCTCGAGGGGCCCCGCTCGACCGTCGTCATCGCGACGGCATCGCCTGACGGCGGGACGTGCCTGCTGACACCGCCCCCGTGGTATCCGATTTTGCGCGGTACCACCCAGCAGGCGCTGTTCGAGGTCGCGCGCAACAAGGGCTACGACTGCGACTACCAGGCTCTGCGGCCCGCCGACCTGGTCGCCGCCCAAGGGGTCTGGCTGGTCTCCAGTATCACGCTGGCCGCACGGGTACACACCCTCGACGGCGCGCCGTTACCTGCAGCACCGCTGGACGGTGAACTCGCCGCGCTGATCGACGCGGCCATCCACAGCGATCGCTGA
- a CDS encoding NAD(P)H-binding protein, producing MPAEHVRCVVTGATGYIGGRLVPALLDRGHAVRAMARTPAKLDRAEWRVRAEVVRGDLTDPESLVAAFEDTDVVYYLVHSMGTSKDFVAEEAQSARNVVDAAKRAGVGRVVYLSGLHPDGVELSRHLASRTEVGDILIDSGVETVVLQAGIVIGSGSASFEMIRHLTDRLPVMTTPKWVHNQIQPISIDDALHYLVEAATAAVPESRTWDVGGPDVLEYGDAMQVYADIAGLHPRRFLVLPWLTPTLASRWVSLVTPIPSGLARPLVESLECDAVIHEHDIDTVIPPPPDGLTGYRDAVSQALQQDGTAAKGGRRHLVRFSPAAGT from the coding sequence ATGCCCGCTGAGCATGTCCGTTGCGTTGTCACGGGCGCGACCGGTTACATCGGTGGCCGCCTGGTGCCCGCCCTCCTCGACCGCGGCCACGCCGTGCGGGCGATGGCCCGCACGCCGGCGAAGCTGGACCGTGCCGAATGGCGGGTCCGTGCCGAGGTGGTGCGCGGTGACCTGACGGACCCGGAATCGCTGGTGGCGGCGTTCGAGGACACCGACGTCGTCTACTACCTGGTGCACTCGATGGGCACCTCGAAGGATTTCGTCGCCGAGGAAGCGCAGTCCGCACGCAACGTGGTCGACGCCGCGAAGAGGGCCGGCGTCGGGCGGGTGGTGTACCTGAGCGGTCTCCATCCCGACGGCGTCGAACTGTCCCGCCACCTCGCGTCGCGCACCGAGGTCGGTGACATCCTCATCGACTCCGGTGTCGAGACCGTGGTGCTGCAGGCAGGCATCGTGATCGGCTCGGGGTCCGCGTCGTTCGAGATGATCCGCCACCTGACCGACCGGCTGCCGGTGATGACGACGCCGAAGTGGGTGCACAACCAGATCCAGCCGATCTCCATCGACGACGCGCTGCATTACCTGGTCGAGGCCGCGACCGCGGCGGTGCCGGAATCGCGGACGTGGGATGTCGGCGGGCCGGACGTACTCGAGTACGGCGATGCGATGCAGGTCTACGCCGACATCGCCGGGTTGCACCCGCGGAGGTTCCTGGTGTTGCCGTGGCTGACCCCGACGCTGGCGAGCCGCTGGGTGAGTCTGGTGACGCCGATTCCGTCGGGGCTGGCACGGCCGCTGGTCGAGTCGTTGGAGTGCGACGCCGTGATCCACGAACACGACATCGACACGGTGATCCCGCCGCCACCGGACGGTCTGACGGGCTATCGGGACGCGGTCAGCCAGGCGTTGCAGCAGGACGGCACCGCCGCCAAGGGCGGCCGGCGGCACTTGGTGAGGTTCAGCCCGGCGGCTGGGACTTAG
- the purM gene encoding phosphoribosylformylglycinamidine cyclo-ligase: MIERAEQHGISYASAGVDIEAGDRAVELFKPLAKKATRPEVRGGLGGFAGMFALRGDYREPLLASSTDGVGTKLAVAQAMDKHDTVGIDLVAMVVDDLVVCGAEPLFLQDYIAVGRTVPERVAELVSGIADGCVLAGCALLGGETAEHPGLMAPDHYDISATGIGVVEADDVLGPDRVRPGDVVIAMASTGLHSNGYSLARHVLLEIDHMNLAGHVEEFGRTLGEELLEPTRIYAKDCLALAAETQVRTFCHVTGGGLAGNLERVIPHGLVAELDRGTWTPAPVFGMIAQRGRIEQAEMEKTFNMGVGMVAIVAPEDTDRALAILTARHLQCWTLGTINKGSKEGPRATLVGQHPRF, from the coding sequence ATGATCGAGCGCGCCGAACAACACGGCATTTCCTACGCGTCGGCAGGTGTGGACATCGAAGCCGGTGACCGCGCCGTCGAGCTTTTCAAACCCCTTGCCAAGAAGGCCACCCGGCCCGAGGTCAGGGGCGGACTCGGCGGCTTCGCCGGCATGTTCGCCCTGCGTGGCGACTACCGCGAGCCGCTGCTGGCCTCGTCCACCGACGGGGTGGGCACCAAGCTGGCTGTCGCGCAGGCGATGGACAAGCACGACACGGTCGGCATCGACCTCGTCGCGATGGTCGTCGACGACCTCGTCGTGTGCGGGGCCGAACCGCTGTTCCTGCAGGACTACATCGCGGTGGGGCGCACCGTACCCGAGCGGGTCGCCGAGCTGGTCTCCGGGATCGCCGACGGCTGCGTGCTGGCCGGCTGCGCGCTGCTCGGCGGCGAGACCGCCGAGCACCCCGGCCTGATGGCCCCCGACCACTACGACATCTCGGCCACCGGCATCGGCGTGGTCGAGGCGGACGACGTGCTCGGCCCGGACCGGGTGCGGCCCGGGGACGTGGTCATCGCGATGGCCTCGACGGGCCTGCACTCCAACGGCTACTCCCTGGCCCGGCATGTGCTGCTGGAGATCGACCACATGAACCTCGCCGGTCACGTCGAGGAGTTCGGCCGCACGCTCGGTGAGGAGCTGCTGGAGCCGACACGGATCTACGCCAAGGATTGTCTGGCGCTGGCCGCCGAGACCCAGGTGCGGACGTTCTGCCACGTCACGGGCGGAGGACTGGCCGGAAACCTTGAGCGGGTCATCCCGCACGGGCTGGTCGCCGAACTGGACCGGGGCACGTGGACGCCGGCACCGGTGTTCGGGATGATCGCCCAGCGCGGCCGTATCGAGCAGGCCGAGATGGAGAAGACCTTCAACATGGGGGTCGGGATGGTTGCCATCGTCGCGCCGGAGGACACCGATCGCGCGCTGGCCATCCTTACCGCCCGTCACCTGCAGTGCTGGACCCTCGGAACCATCAACAAGGGAAGTAAGGAAGGGCCGCGAGCGACGCTCGTGGGCCAGCACCCCAGGTTCTGA